In Gossypium raimondii isolate GPD5lz chromosome 12, ASM2569854v1, whole genome shotgun sequence, a single window of DNA contains:
- the LOC105762515 gene encoding uncharacterized protein LOC105762515, whose protein sequence is MWQMFGGIVAIGENAWAPSSAVLPSGVPMGDGTPNEGFGDSDEHSNENEGIPPNEVSSNLSHETPNRRKQTLGVVHGKRKKLSSSRKSSRNTLTTHIEKLCESMTSPRKSVNEIIFPHSQYTISNAMDALRVLGDEIPKKDEMYYFAIKMFQIQVKREVFLNLDPNDKVWWLRREYAEQNSVASFSSLVATSSFPFQPYHQPPPP, encoded by the coding sequence ATGTGGCAAATGTTTGGTGGCATTGTAGCAATTGGAGAGAATGCATGGGCACCTTCATCTGCTGTTCTTCCAAGTGGGGTTCCTATGGGAGATGGTACACCTAATGAGGGATTTGGTGATTCAGATGAACATAGTAATGAGAATGAAGGTATTCCTCCTAATGAGGTATCATCAAACCTTTCTCATGAAACTCCTAATCGAAGAAAGCAAACACTTGGGGTTGTACacggtaaaagaaaaaaattaagttcaagtagaaaatcatcaagaaatacATTAACTACTCATATTGAAAAATTGTGTGAGAGTATGACTAGTCCAAGGAAGtcagtgaatgaaattatttttcctcacTCTCAATATACCATTTCAAATGCAATGGATGCTTTGCGTGTTTTGGGAgatgaaattccaaaaaaagatgaaatgtACTATTTTGCCATCAAAATGTTCCAAATACAGGTGAAACGAGAAGTATTTTTGAACTTAGATCCAAATGATAAGGTTTGGTGGCTTCGACGTGAGTATGCTGAACAAAATTCAgttgcatcattttcatccttgGTAGCAACATCCTCATTTCCCTTCCAACCATACCATCAACCACCTCCACCATAA
- the LOC105764838 gene encoding E3 ubiquitin-protein ligase ORTHRUS 2 — MAADDVNQQPGDAELCMLCKASSNPGEDIILCIVCQTPWHQSCLISSRESHFISDDYLGCPECENRINGDDLDTLTPTNNAVAASSFSAADNSMVAKILAIQADKSLTEEEKARKRQELLSGRPAVESPELEDKDDGEKNKGKVEKFKGKAKTTVKASKVSDESFNCTICLNMPERPVTTPCGHNFCLKCFNQSVRQGKRNCALCRKPIPAAMANQPRINLTLVSAIRMAKMLKSSGAGEGSSQVYEYVHNQDRPDKAYTTERAKRKGMANAASGRIFVTIPTDHFGPILAENEPVRNRGVLVGDTWGGRLECRQWGGHFPPITGIAGQQNHGAQSVILSGGYKDDEDHGEWFLYTGSGGRDLSGNKRTNKIQSFDQEFKSANEALRLSCRKGYPLRVIRCAKDKHSSYAPVKGLRYDGIYRVEKCWRNVGVQGFKVCRYLMLRCDNAPAPWTSDVHGDCPRPLPAIKELERASDITERKESPSWDFDEADGCWKWMKPPPMSRKKEKKNGEPYAASRKIVRRTVNKKPLSEAARKRIQKEFGCKICSDVLYEPVTTACGHNFCKLCLVGVFAGRSTLRERNAGGRNLRFKKNVMKCPACPNDLADDWYDLEVNIELKNLIAKQMRECENFSSAFEKRTMDEDSSEDLSGNSDNEEGSEDDEVELKPEKPSKQRKTN, encoded by the exons ATGGCGGCAGATGATGTTAACCAGCAGCCTGGTGATGCTGAGCTTTGCATGTTGTGCAAAGCCAGTTCAAATCCCGGGGAGGATATCATCCTTTGCATCGTCTGCCAAACACCTTGGCACCAGTCTTGCCTCATTTCCAGTCGTGAATCCCATTTCATCTCCGATGATTACTTGGGTTGCCCCGAGTGTGAAAATCGCATCAATGGAGATGATCTCGACACCTTGACCCCTACGAATAACGCGGTTGCTGCTTCTTCCTTTTCCGCCGCTGACAATTCCATGGTCGCTAAGATTCTGGCCATTCAGGCTGACAAGTCACTGACGGAGGAGGAGAAGGCCAGGAAGAGGCAGGAGTTGCTTAGCGGGAGACCAGCTGTTGAATCACCGGAACTGGAAGACAAGGACGACGGTGAAAAAAACAAGGGTAAGGTTGAGAAGTTCAAAGGGAAAGCAAAGACTACTGTGAAAGCGTCCAAGGTTTCTGATGAGAGCTTTAACTGCACCATTTGTTTAAACATGCCCGAAAGACCTGTTACG acgCCGTGCGGGCACAATTTCTGTTTGAAGTGTTTCAACCAATCGGTTCGACAAGGGAAGCGAAATTGTGCCTTGTGTCGTAAACCGATACCTGCGGCGATGGCAAATCAACCTCGTATCAACCTTACGCTTGTGTCTGCCATCCGAATGGCAAAGATGTTGAAATCGAGTGGTGCTGGTGAAGGGTCTTCACAGGTTTATGAATATGTTCACAATCAAGATAGACCAGACAAGGCTTATACTACGGAGAGGGCAAAAAGGAAAGGGATGGCCAATGCTGCAAGCGGTCGGATCTTTGTCACGATTCCAACAGATCATTTTGGTCCGATACTGGCCGAAAATGAACCGGTGAGGAACCGAGGAGTGCTTGTCGGAGACACTTGGGGGGGTAGGTTGGAATGCAGGCAATGGGGTGGTCACTTTCCTCCTATTACAGGTATTGCAGGCCAGCAAAATCATGGTGCACAGTCAGTCATACTCTCTGGGGGTTACAAAGATGATGAGGATCATGGAGAATGGTTCCTTTACACTGGAAG TGGAGGGAGAGATCTGAGTGGGAACAAAAGGACCAATAAGATCCAGTCTTTTGATCAAGAGTTTAAGAGTGCGAATGAGGCGCTTCGTCTCAGTTGCAGAAAAGGTTACCCTCTTCGGGTTATCAG GTGTGCCAAGGACAAACATTCTTCATATGCTCCAGTAAAAGGGTTACGTTATGATGGGATTTACAGGGTTGAAAAATGCTGGCGAAATGTTGGAGTTCAA GGCTTCAAGGTCTGCAGATATTTAATGCTTAGGTGCGACAATGCTCCAGCCCCATGGACCAG TGACGTGCACGGCGACTGCCCCAGACCTTTGCCAGCAATTAAAGAGCTTGAAAGGGCTTCCGATATAACGGAGAGAAAAGAAAGCCCGTCGTGGGACTTTGAT GAAGCTGATGGGTGCTGGAAGTGGATGAAACCACCACCAATGAgcaggaaaaaagaaaaaaaaaatggcgAACCTTATGCTGCTTCCAGGAAGATTGTGAGGAGAACAGTAAATAAAAAACCACTGAGTGAAGCGGCTAGAAAGAGGATTCAAAAAG AATTTGGTTGCAAAATCTGTTCGGACGTGCTGTATGAGCCAGTGACGACAGCTTGTGGTCATAATTTTTGCAAGCTTTGCTTAGTAGGTGTATTTGCTGGGAGGTCAACTCTAAGGGAGAGAAATGCAGGTGGTCGGAACCTCcgctttaaaaaaaatgtcatgaAATGCCCAGCTTGCCCTAATGATTTAGCTGATGATTGGTACGACTTAGAG GTGAACATAGAGCTGAAGAACCTGATTGCGAAGCAGATGAGAGAGTGTGAGAATTTTAGCAGTGCCTTTGAGAAAAGAACCATGGACGAAGATTCGTCTGAAGATTTGTCTGGCAACAGCGATAATGAGGAAGGTTCAGAGGATGATGAAGTGGAGCTCAAACCAGAAAAGCCTTCAAAGCAAAGGAAAACCAATTGA
- the LOC105764839 gene encoding mitochondrial import inner membrane translocase subunit PAM16 like 2 has translation MAARILANLIVMGSGILGRAVFQAYRQALANASKSGVAQETMQNIRRGSKIMAEPEARQILGVTEHSSWEEVLKKYDNLFEQNAKNGSFYLQSKVHRAKECLEAVYQENAQGTPDI, from the exons ATG GCTGCTAGAATTCTTGCAAACTTGATTGTTATGGGATCTGGAATATTGGGAAGGGCTGTTTTCCAGGCATACCGTCAGGCTCTTGCAA ATGCCTCAAAATCTGGTGTCGCTCAAGAAACAATGCAGAATATCAGGAGAGGAAGCAAAATTATGGCCGAACCAGAGGCAAGGCAGATATTAGGTGTGACAGAGCATTCATCCTGGGAGGAAGTCTTGAAG AAATACGACAACTTGTTCGAGCAAAATGCTAAGAACGGGAGCTTTTACCTTCAGTCAAAGGTTCATCGGGCTAAAGAATGTTTAGAAGCAGTTTACCAAGAGAACGCTCAGGGAACCCCAGATATATAA